From the genome of Malus sylvestris chromosome 6, drMalSylv7.2, whole genome shotgun sequence, one region includes:
- the LOC126625991 gene encoding uncharacterized protein LOC126625991 isoform X1: MPFRRLIEVEPPSPLRYIIGAAIMMIGVVLPVGYMMFRNKRVPTSSSYSKQTNKVLI; encoded by the exons ATGCCt TTCAGGAGATTGATAGAGGTGGAACCGCCGAGCCCGCTGAGATACATAATCGGAGCGGCGATCATGATGATCGGAGTAGTCTTACCCGTCGGTTACATGATGTTCCGTAACAAGCGCGTCCCTACTTCTTCTTCGTACTCCAAACAGAC AAACAAAGTTTTGAtatag
- the LOC126625991 gene encoding uncharacterized protein LOC126625991 isoform X2: protein MPFRRLIEVEPPSPLRYIIGAAIMMIGVVLPVGYMMFRNKRVPTSSSYSKQT from the exons ATGCCt TTCAGGAGATTGATAGAGGTGGAACCGCCGAGCCCGCTGAGATACATAATCGGAGCGGCGATCATGATGATCGGAGTAGTCTTACCCGTCGGTTACATGATGTTCCGTAACAAGCGCGTCCCTACTTCTTCTTCGTACTCCAAACAGACGTAG
- the LOC126625989 gene encoding formyltetrahydrofolate deformylase 1, mitochondrial isoform X2, with translation MNLVQRASPSLPKLFGLAKRPFKSLRFPGEPLDSSSSLPPLSYGIHVFHCPDAVGIVAKLSDCIASKGGNILGASVFVPENKHVFYSRSEFIFDPLKWPRKEMDEDFHKLSLTYSAIRSVVRVPNLDPKYKIGVLVSKQDHCLVDLLHQWQEGRLPVDITCVISNHHRGPNTHVHRFLERHGIPYHYLNTTKDDKGEGEILELVQNTDFLVLARYMQILSGDFLKSYGKDIINIHHGLLPSFKGGKPSKQAFDAGVKLIGATTHFVTQELDAGPIIEQMVLETI, from the exons ATGAACCTCGTCCAAAGGGCATCTCCAAGCCTCCCCAAGCTTTTCGGACTTGCCAAGAGGCCCTTCAAGTCCTTGAGATTCCCAGGGGAGCCCCTCGACTCTTCGTCTTCTCTCCCCCCTCTCTCCTACGGAATCCACGTCTTCCATTGCCCC GATGCAGTTGGGATTGTGGCCAAGCTATCGGATTGCATTGCTTCTAAAGGCGGAAACATTCTCGGCGCCAGCGTCTTCGTGCCCGAAAACAAGCACGTTTTTTATTCCAGAAG CGAATTTATTTTCGATCCTCTTAAATGGCCAAGAAAGGAAATGGATGAGGATTTCCATAAGCTGTCGTTAACATACTCTGCAATCAGATCTGTTGTCCGGGTTCCAAATCTCGACCCCAAATATAAGATTGGTGTCCTTGTCTCAAAGCAG GATCATTGCCTGGTAGATTTATTACATCAGTGGCAGGAAGGCAGGCTTCCAGTAGATATAACTTGTGTAATAAG TAATCATCATAGAGGTCCAAACACCCATGTGCATCGTTTTCTAGAAAGACACGGTATACCTTATCATTATCTAAATACAACCAAGGATGACAAAGGAGAAGGGGAGATACTGGAGTTGGTTCAAAACACTGATTTTTTAGTTCTTGCCAGGTACATGCAG ATATTATCCGGTGATTTTTTAAAGAGCTATGGAAAGGATATAATTAACATTCATCATGGCCTTTTGCCATCATTCAAAGGTGGAAAACCATCTAAACAG GCTTTTGATGCAGGGGTGAAGCTTATTGGTGCAACAACTCATTTTGTGACGCAAGAACTTGATGCCGGGCCTATTATTGAACAGATG GTACTGGAGACAATTTGA
- the LOC126625989 gene encoding formyltetrahydrofolate deformylase 1, mitochondrial isoform X1, translating into MNLVQRASPSLPKLFGLAKRPFKSLRFPGEPLDSSSSLPPLSYGIHVFHCPDAVGIVAKLSDCIASKGGNILGASVFVPENKHVFYSRSEFIFDPLKWPRKEMDEDFHKLSLTYSAIRSVVRVPNLDPKYKIGVLVSKQDHCLVDLLHQWQEGRLPVDITCVISNHHRGPNTHVHRFLERHGIPYHYLNTTKDDKGEGEILELVQNTDFLVLARYMQILSGDFLKSYGKDIINIHHGLLPSFKGGKPSKQAFDAGVKLIGATTHFVTQELDAGPIIEQMVARVSHRDNLQTFVQKSENLEKQCLTMAIKSYCELRVLPYEDNKTVVF; encoded by the exons ATGAACCTCGTCCAAAGGGCATCTCCAAGCCTCCCCAAGCTTTTCGGACTTGCCAAGAGGCCCTTCAAGTCCTTGAGATTCCCAGGGGAGCCCCTCGACTCTTCGTCTTCTCTCCCCCCTCTCTCCTACGGAATCCACGTCTTCCATTGCCCC GATGCAGTTGGGATTGTGGCCAAGCTATCGGATTGCATTGCTTCTAAAGGCGGAAACATTCTCGGCGCCAGCGTCTTCGTGCCCGAAAACAAGCACGTTTTTTATTCCAGAAG CGAATTTATTTTCGATCCTCTTAAATGGCCAAGAAAGGAAATGGATGAGGATTTCCATAAGCTGTCGTTAACATACTCTGCAATCAGATCTGTTGTCCGGGTTCCAAATCTCGACCCCAAATATAAGATTGGTGTCCTTGTCTCAAAGCAG GATCATTGCCTGGTAGATTTATTACATCAGTGGCAGGAAGGCAGGCTTCCAGTAGATATAACTTGTGTAATAAG TAATCATCATAGAGGTCCAAACACCCATGTGCATCGTTTTCTAGAAAGACACGGTATACCTTATCATTATCTAAATACAACCAAGGATGACAAAGGAGAAGGGGAGATACTGGAGTTGGTTCAAAACACTGATTTTTTAGTTCTTGCCAGGTACATGCAG ATATTATCCGGTGATTTTTTAAAGAGCTATGGAAAGGATATAATTAACATTCATCATGGCCTTTTGCCATCATTCAAAGGTGGAAAACCATCTAAACAG GCTTTTGATGCAGGGGTGAAGCTTATTGGTGCAACAACTCATTTTGTGACGCAAGAACTTGATGCCGGGCCTATTATTGAACAGATG GTTGCGAGAGTTTCACACAGAGATAACTTGCAGACTTTTGTGCAGAAATCGGAGAACCTCGAAAAACAATGCCTAACGATGGCTATCAAGTCATACTGTGAGCTGCGAGTATTACCTTACGAGGATAACAAGACTGTTGTATTTTGA